The following coding sequences are from one Perognathus longimembris pacificus isolate PPM17 chromosome 13, ASM2315922v1, whole genome shotgun sequence window:
- the Zbed5 gene encoding zinc finger BED domain-containing protein 5, whose protein sequence is MFCTTNSLPMDLLLKQGNLKQEVESFCYQIVSESSNQKFGILQGEDEQLQPSVSKKQEGELSRVKLMSSSNKITAFSKKPKRRKYDESYLSFGFTYFGNRDAPHAQCVLCKKILSNSSLAPSKLRRHLETKHAAYKDKDISFFKQHLDSPENNKLPIPKIVNTDNESATEASYNVSYHIALSGEAHTIGELLIKPCAKDVVMRMFDEQYSKKIDAVQLSNSTVARRIKDLAADIEEELVCRLKTCDGFSLQLDESADVSGLAVLLVFIRYRFNKSIEEDLLLCESLQSNATGEEIFNCINSFMQKHEIEWGKCVDVCSDASRAMDGKIAEAVSLIKYVAPESTSSHCLLYRHALAVKIMPTSLKNVLDQAVQIINYIKARPHQSRLLKILCEEMGAQHTALLLNTEVRWLSRGKVLVRLFELRRELLVFMDSAFRLSDCLTNSSWLLRLAYLADIFTKLNEVNLSMQGKNVTVFTVFDKMSSLLRKLEFWASSVEEENFDCFPTLCDFLTEINSTVDKDICSAIMQHLKGLRCTLLKYFPVANDSNTWVRNPFTVTVKPASLVARDYESLIDLTSDSQVKQNFSELSLNDFWSGLIQEYPNIARRAVRVLLPFATMHLCETGFSYYAATKTKYRKRLDAAPHMRIRLSNITPNIKRICDKKTQKHCSH, encoded by the coding sequence ATGTTTTGTACTACAAACTCATTGCCCATGGATCTTTTGCTAAAACAAGGAAATCTTAAGCAAGAAGTAGAATCTTTTTGTTACCAAATTGTCTCTGAATCAAGCAATCAAAAATTCGGAATATTACAAGGTGAAGATGAACAGTTGCAGCCTTCAGTTTCTAAAAAACAAGAAGGTGAGCTTTCCAGGGTCAAACTTATGTCCAGTTCCAACAAAATAACAGCATTTAGTAAGAAaccaaaaaggagaaaatatgatGAAAGTTATTTGTCTTTTGGATTTACTTACTTTGGAAATAGAGATGCACCTCATGCACAGTGCGTGTTATGTAAGAAAATTTTATCAAATAGTTCCCTAGCCCCTAGTAAGCTTCGAAGACATTTAGAAACTAAACATGCGGCATATAAGGACAAAGACATAAGCTTTTTCAAACAGCATCTTGATTCACCTGAAAATAATAAACTCCCAATACCCAAAATTGTCAATACAGATAATGAAAGTGCTACAGAGGCATCATACAATGTAAGTTACCATATAGCCCTGAGTGGAGAGGCTCATACTATTGGAGAGTTGCTTATCAAACCTTGTGCAAAAGACGTGGTGATGCGGATGTTTGATGAACAGTACAGTAAAAAAATAGACGCTGTTCAACTCTCAAACAGTACTGTTGCACGTCGAATTAAAGATCTAGCCGCTGACATTGAAGAAGAGCTTGTTTGTAGACTGAAAACTTGTGATGGGTTTTCACTGCAACTAGATGAATCAGCTGATGTTTCAGGACTTGCTGTGTTACTTGTGTTTATTCGTTATAGGTTTAATAAATCTATTGAGGAAGACCTACTCTTATGTGAATCTTTGCAAAGTAATGCTACTGGTGAAGAAATATTCAATTGTATCAACAGTTTTATGCAGAAACATGAAATTGAATGGGGAAAATGTGTTGATGTTTGTAGTGATGCTTCTAGGGCAATGGATGGGAAAATTGCTGAGGCTGTCTCCTTGATAAAATATGTGGCTCCTGAGAGCACCAGTAGTCACTGCCTGTTATATCGACATGCACTTGCAGTTAAAATAATGCCTACATCTCTAAAAAATGTGCTAGATCAAGCAGTACAAATCATCAATTATATTAAAGCTCGACCACATCAATCCCGACTACTGAAAATTTTATGTGAAGAAATGGGTGCTCAGCACACAGCACTTCTTCTAAACACAGAGGTAAGGTGGCTTTCCCGAGGTAAAGTTCTTGTAAGACTTTTTGAGCTTCGGCGTGAACTCTTGGTTTTCATGGATTCTGCTTTTCGACTGTCTGATTGCTTAACAAATTCATCTTGGCTGCTTAGACTTGCATATCTTGCTGACATTTTTACTAAATTAAATGAGGTTAATCTATCAATGCAAGGGAAAAATGTTACAGTTTTCACAGTGTTTGATAAAATGTCCTCGTTGTTAAGAAAATTGGAATTCTGGGCCTCATCTGTGGAAGAAGAAAACTTTGATTGTTTTCCTACACTCTGTGACTTTTTAACTGAAATTAATTCTACAGTTGATAAAGATATTTGCAGTGCCATTATGCAGCACCTTAAGGGTTTGCGCTGTAcccttctaaaatattttcctgtaGCAAATGATAGTAACACTTGGGTTAGAAATCCATTTACAGTAACTGTTAAGCCAGCCTCATTAGTAGCACGGGACTATGAGAGCCTGATTGATTTAACATCTGATTCTCaagtaaaacaaaatttcagTGAACTTTCACTAAATGACTTTTGGAGTGGCCTAATTCAAGAATATCCAAACATTGCAAGACGTGCAGTTCGTGTACTTCTTCCTTTTGCTACAATGCACCTGTGTGAAACAGGGTTTTCATATTATgctgcaacaaaaacaaaatacaggaaaAGACTTGATGCTGCCCCTCATATGCGAATCAGGCTTAGCAACATTACACCTAATATTAAACGTATATGTGataaaaagacacaaaaacaTTGTTCTCATTAA